A single window of Archangium gephyra DNA harbors:
- the dapA gene encoding 4-hydroxy-tetrahydrodipicolinate synthase → MRTFEGSMTALATPFREGAFDEASFRALVRQQISGGTNVLIPMGTTGEAVTMSAEERFRAIRVAVEEAADRVPVVAGAGSNSTAETVENVKRARDVGADGALIVTPYYNKPTQAGLVEHFRAVARAHPGFPLIAYNVPGRTGVDLLPETALRLCDFPEVVAIKEATGNMARAVDLVEKCGERLTLLSGDDFTVLPFIACGGKGVISVSSNVAPRMMADLVAAARAGELAKARDLQVRMNELHRLLFIESNPIPVKWALHKLGLFGPELRLPLVPMSEPNAKKLEAELRKLGLVQG, encoded by the coding sequence ATGAGGACCTTCGAAGGCTCGATGACCGCGCTCGCCACCCCCTTCCGGGAGGGAGCGTTCGATGAGGCTTCCTTCCGTGCGCTCGTCCGGCAGCAGATCTCCGGAGGGACGAACGTGCTCATCCCCATGGGCACCACGGGCGAGGCGGTGACGATGTCCGCCGAGGAGCGCTTCCGCGCCATCCGCGTGGCGGTGGAGGAGGCGGCGGACCGGGTGCCGGTGGTGGCCGGCGCGGGCTCCAACAGCACCGCGGAGACGGTGGAGAACGTGAAGCGCGCCCGCGACGTTGGCGCGGATGGCGCGCTCATCGTCACGCCCTACTACAACAAGCCCACGCAGGCGGGCCTGGTGGAGCACTTCCGCGCGGTGGCCAGGGCGCACCCCGGCTTCCCCCTCATCGCCTACAACGTGCCGGGCCGCACGGGCGTGGACCTGCTGCCGGAGACGGCGCTGCGGCTGTGCGACTTCCCCGAGGTGGTGGCCATCAAGGAGGCCACGGGCAACATGGCCCGCGCGGTGGACCTGGTGGAGAAGTGCGGCGAGCGGCTGACGCTCCTGTCCGGTGATGACTTCACCGTGCTGCCCTTCATCGCCTGCGGCGGCAAGGGCGTCATCTCCGTGTCCTCCAACGTGGCCCCGCGGATGATGGCGGACCTGGTGGCCGCCGCCCGCGCCGGGGAGCTGGCGAAGGCGAGGGACCTCCAGGTGCGGATGAACGAGCTGCACCGGCTGCTGTTCATCGAGTCCAATCCGATTCCCGTGAAGTGGGCCCTGCACAAGCTGGGACTGTTCGGACCGGAGCTGCGCCTGCCCCTCGTCCCCATGTCCGAGCCCAACGCGAAGAAGCTGGAGGCCGAGCTGCGCAAGCTGGGCCTCGTCCAGGGCTGA
- the mutM gene encoding bifunctional DNA-formamidopyrimidine glycosylase/DNA-(apurinic or apyrimidinic site) lyase translates to MPELPEVEIARRNLVHWLDGRRVVRAEADDSRVFRGARREDFASLEGRLVSLERRGKYLLFTFEKGRGLMAHLGMTGRFVRRPEGVPVPYSRARFHLDSGDVIHFADSRLFGRMEPCAASRLYELDAVKELGRDPLADGLTGAQLQEAVGPSKQELKVALMDQGRVTGLGNIHAAEALYRAGLHPARKPGSLTPEEWERLADAIHASITFGLEEQQGEEPAYLEDGAENRFLVYGRAGTACARCGTTVQSFPQGGRTTHCCPRCQPKHPGRKPPDGRRKTTARRR, encoded by the coding sequence ATGCCCGAGCTTCCGGAAGTCGAAATCGCCCGGCGCAACCTCGTCCATTGGCTGGACGGCCGGCGCGTGGTACGGGCCGAGGCGGACGACTCCCGCGTCTTCCGTGGGGCCCGCCGCGAGGACTTCGCTTCCCTCGAGGGCCGGCTCGTGTCCCTGGAGCGGCGCGGCAAATACCTCCTCTTCACCTTCGAGAAGGGCCGGGGGCTCATGGCCCACCTGGGCATGACGGGCCGCTTCGTCCGCCGCCCCGAGGGCGTCCCCGTCCCCTACAGCCGCGCCCGCTTCCACCTGGACTCCGGCGACGTCATCCACTTCGCGGACTCGCGCCTCTTCGGCCGCATGGAGCCGTGCGCGGCCTCGCGCCTGTACGAGCTGGACGCGGTGAAGGAGCTGGGGCGGGATCCCCTCGCCGATGGCCTCACCGGCGCGCAGCTCCAGGAGGCCGTGGGCCCCTCCAAGCAGGAGCTCAAGGTGGCCCTGATGGATCAGGGCCGCGTGACGGGACTGGGCAACATCCATGCCGCCGAGGCCCTCTACCGGGCCGGCCTGCACCCGGCGCGCAAGCCCGGCTCGCTCACGCCCGAGGAGTGGGAGCGGCTGGCGGACGCCATCCACGCCTCCATCACCTTCGGCCTGGAGGAGCAGCAGGGCGAGGAGCCCGCGTACTTGGAGGATGGCGCGGAGAACCGTTTCCTGGTCTATGGGCGCGCCGGGACGGCGTGTGCCCGGTGCGGGACGACGGTGCAGTCCTTTCCCCAGGGAGGCCGCACCACCCACTGCTGTCCGCGGTGCCAACCCAAGCACCCTGGCCGTAAACCCCCGGACGGACGAAGGAAGACAACCGCTCGCCGTCGTTGA
- a CDS encoding superoxide dismutase gives MADIQKKYTPMQFTHLKGLKGISDAVLESHFKLYEGYVNRTNKLTELLSGMQAKGEALGSNPAYAEMTRRMGFEYNGMVLHEYYFGNMKPGGSSAPGGKLKQAMEQSFGSYENWLADFKAVGTSPGIGWAVTFQDPRTGWLSNHWITLHENGNIAGYTPIIVMDAWEHAFVPDYKPFERAKYVDAYFQNIDFDACEARLKK, from the coding sequence ATGGCCGACATCCAGAAGAAGTACACGCCCATGCAGTTCACCCACCTCAAGGGTCTCAAGGGCATCAGCGACGCGGTGCTCGAGTCGCACTTCAAGCTGTACGAGGGCTACGTCAACCGCACCAACAAGCTCACCGAGCTGCTCTCGGGCATGCAGGCCAAGGGCGAGGCCCTCGGCTCCAACCCGGCCTACGCCGAGATGACCCGCCGGATGGGCTTCGAGTACAACGGCATGGTCCTGCACGAGTACTACTTCGGCAACATGAAGCCGGGCGGCTCCAGCGCGCCGGGCGGCAAGCTGAAGCAGGCCATGGAGCAGAGCTTCGGCTCCTATGAGAACTGGCTGGCGGACTTCAAGGCCGTGGGCACCTCGCCGGGCATCGGCTGGGCCGTCACCTTCCAGGATCCGCGCACCGGCTGGCTCTCCAACCACTGGATCACCCTGCACGAGAACGGCAACATCGCCGGCTACACGCCCATCATCGTCATGGACGCGTGGGAGCACGCCTTCGTGCCGGACTACAAGCCGTTCGAGCGCGCCAAGTACGTGGACGCCTACTTCCAGAACATCGACTTCGACGCCTGCGAGGCGCGTCTGAAGAAGTAG
- a CDS encoding M48 family metallopeptidase, with the protein MKRILTAVMTLSLVMGFTTGCAGKKVNVGRTAAALIISDQQEAQLGMQVKQELETKEKIKYVEDPAVVEYVNSVATPILKAANRDRQNVKWKLHVIDDPKMVNAFATPGGYLYVYTGLILAADNEAELAGVLGHEAAHVTGRHSAQALMLQYGQAALVEAALGKNPGTAAQIASSLAGAGTGLAFSRGNETEADELGAKYTSAAGYDPRGLVTFFQKLASAEGKTPGFMKWLSTHPPSADRVQHLNSFIAQNKLTGSNSGTERLAPIKARLKQ; encoded by the coding sequence ATGAAGCGGATTCTCACGGCGGTCATGACCCTCTCGCTGGTGATGGGGTTCACGACCGGTTGCGCGGGCAAGAAGGTCAACGTGGGGCGCACGGCGGCGGCCCTGATCATCTCCGACCAGCAGGAGGCGCAGCTGGGCATGCAGGTGAAGCAGGAGCTCGAGACGAAGGAGAAGATCAAGTACGTCGAGGACCCGGCGGTGGTGGAGTACGTGAACAGCGTGGCCACGCCCATCCTCAAGGCGGCGAACCGGGACCGGCAGAACGTGAAGTGGAAGCTGCACGTCATCGATGACCCGAAGATGGTGAACGCGTTCGCCACGCCGGGCGGCTACCTGTACGTGTACACGGGCCTGATCCTGGCGGCGGACAACGAGGCGGAGCTGGCCGGGGTGCTCGGGCACGAGGCCGCGCACGTGACGGGCCGGCACTCGGCCCAGGCGCTGATGCTGCAGTACGGCCAGGCGGCCCTCGTCGAGGCGGCGCTCGGGAAGAATCCGGGAACGGCGGCGCAGATCGCCTCGAGCCTGGCGGGCGCCGGCACGGGCCTGGCCTTCAGCCGGGGCAACGAGACGGAGGCGGACGAGCTGGGCGCGAAGTACACCTCGGCGGCGGGCTATGACCCGCGCGGGCTGGTGACCTTCTTCCAGAAGCTGGCGTCGGCCGAGGGCAAGACGCCGGGCTTCATGAAGTGGCTGAGCACGCACCCGCCCAGCGCGGATCGCGTGCAGCACCTCAACAGCTTCATCGCGCAGAACAAGCTGACGGGCTCGAACTCGGGCACGGAGCGTCTGGCCCCCATCAAGGCGCGCCTGAAGCAGTAG
- the lysA gene encoding diaminopimelate decarboxylase, whose amino-acid sequence MNHFSYRKRVLHAEDVPLSAIADAVGTPVYVYSTATLRRHFRVVTEAFGSHPHLVCYAMKANSTLAVLRLLAEEGSGFDIVSGGELARVKAAGGQPGKTVFAGVGKTADEMAQALSAGILFFNVESPEELELLDAVGRAQGKRAPFALRVNPNVDARTHRHISTGLKTSKFGVPFEDTVALYAKAKKMKGLQAVGVDCHIGSQITRTAPFKAALTKMAGLYQELRAQGHALQYLDIGGGLGITYTEETPPTPAEYARTAIAAAGNTGATLIFEPGRLLVGNAGVLVTRVLFRKKTPARQFVVVDAGMNDLMRPALYDAHHGLQPLVQRRGKEVEVDVVGPVCESTDVLARQRKLVLPNQGELYALMTAGAYGMSMASTYNSRPRPAEVLVDGDAWRVVRERESVEDLWRGERP is encoded by the coding sequence GTGAATCACTTCAGCTATCGCAAGCGTGTCCTGCACGCCGAGGACGTGCCCCTGTCGGCCATCGCCGACGCGGTGGGCACCCCCGTGTACGTCTACTCCACCGCCACGCTGCGCCGGCACTTCCGGGTGGTGACGGAGGCCTTCGGCTCGCACCCGCACCTGGTGTGCTACGCGATGAAGGCCAACTCCACCCTCGCGGTGCTGCGGCTGCTGGCCGAGGAGGGCAGTGGTTTCGACATCGTCTCCGGCGGTGAGCTGGCCCGCGTGAAGGCGGCCGGCGGCCAGCCGGGGAAGACGGTGTTCGCCGGAGTGGGGAAGACGGCCGACGAGATGGCCCAGGCCCTCTCCGCCGGCATCCTCTTCTTCAACGTGGAGAGCCCCGAGGAGCTGGAGCTGCTCGACGCCGTGGGCCGTGCCCAGGGCAAGCGCGCGCCCTTCGCCTTGCGCGTCAATCCCAACGTGGATGCACGCACCCACCGTCACATCTCCACCGGCCTGAAGACGTCCAAGTTCGGCGTCCCCTTCGAGGACACGGTGGCCCTCTACGCCAAGGCCAAGAAGATGAAGGGCCTTCAGGCGGTGGGGGTGGACTGCCACATCGGCTCGCAGATCACCCGCACCGCGCCCTTCAAGGCCGCGCTCACCAAGATGGCCGGGCTCTACCAGGAGCTGAGGGCCCAGGGGCACGCGCTGCAGTACCTGGACATCGGCGGCGGCCTGGGCATCACCTACACCGAGGAGACGCCCCCCACGCCCGCCGAGTACGCGCGCACTGCTATCGCCGCGGCGGGCAACACCGGCGCCACCCTCATCTTCGAGCCGGGCCGCCTGCTGGTGGGCAACGCCGGCGTGCTCGTCACCCGGGTGCTCTTCCGCAAGAAGACGCCGGCCCGCCAGTTCGTGGTGGTGGACGCGGGCATGAACGACCTGATGCGCCCCGCCCTCTATGACGCCCACCACGGGCTGCAGCCGCTCGTGCAGCGGCGCGGCAAGGAGGTGGAGGTGGACGTGGTGGGTCCGGTGTGCGAGTCCACCGACGTGTTGGCCCGTCAACGCAAGCTGGTGCTGCCCAACCAGGGCGAGCTGTACGCGCTGATGACGGCTGGGGCCTACGGCATGAGCATGGCCTCCACCTACAACTCGCGGCCCCGGCCGGCCGAGGTGCTGGTGGACGGGGACGCCTGGCGGGTGGTCCGGGAGCGGGAGAGCGTCGAGGACCTCTGGCGCGGCGAGCGGCCCTGA
- the dapB gene encoding 4-hydroxy-tetrahydrodipicolinate reductase — translation MIRTVITGVTGRMGGTLLRLVRESKDLELAGATTRQVSRLESLGVSGGEDLGRVLDTARAQVVIDFTSAEASVAHARQCAERGVAMVIGSTGFTAESRAEVAASAKSIPVVLAPNTSVGVNVVIRMAAELARVLGEGYDVEVLEAHHRMKKDAPSGTALKLAEVLASALGRGQDDLTYARHGQIGARPKQEIGVQTLRGGDVVGEHTVYYFGEGERIELTHRATNRDQFGLGALRAARWVTGRSPGLYDMADVLGFQRTS, via the coding sequence ATGATCCGCACCGTCATCACTGGAGTCACCGGCCGCATGGGCGGCACCCTGCTGCGGCTCGTCCGGGAGTCCAAGGACCTGGAGCTGGCTGGAGCCACCACGCGCCAGGTCTCGCGCCTCGAGTCGCTCGGTGTGTCCGGAGGCGAGGACCTCGGCCGGGTGCTCGACACGGCGCGGGCGCAGGTGGTCATCGACTTCACCAGCGCGGAGGCCAGCGTGGCCCACGCGCGCCAGTGCGCCGAGCGCGGGGTGGCCATGGTCATCGGCTCCACGGGCTTCACCGCCGAGTCCCGCGCCGAAGTGGCCGCCAGCGCGAAGTCCATCCCCGTGGTGCTGGCCCCCAACACCTCGGTGGGCGTGAACGTGGTCATCCGCATGGCCGCCGAGCTGGCCCGCGTGCTGGGCGAGGGCTACGACGTGGAGGTGCTCGAGGCGCACCACCGCATGAAGAAGGACGCCCCCTCGGGCACGGCGCTCAAGCTGGCCGAGGTGCTCGCCTCGGCGCTGGGCCGCGGCCAGGACGACCTGACGTACGCCCGGCACGGACAGATTGGCGCGCGCCCGAAGCAGGAGATCGGCGTGCAGACGCTGCGCGGCGGAGACGTCGTGGGCGAGCACACGGTGTATTACTTTGGCGAGGGCGAGCGCATCGAGCTCACCCACCGGGCCACCAACCGGGACCAGTTCGGCCTCGGGGCGCTGCGGGCGGCGCGCTGGGTGACGGGCCGTTCGCCGGGGCTCTACGACATGGCCGACGTGCTCGGCTTCCAGAGGACGTCATGA
- a CDS encoding Ku protein, producing MSRPVWTGSIGFGHVHVPVRLYGAVSPRQVQFHLLHDADGARIQQKRVCSADGEEVPFEHVVKGYEVRPGRYVEVTRGELEAFDPQASRSVDLEDFIELSEIDPILFDTTYHVMPGEKALKPFATLAMALRASGRAGIGRLVMHLKGHLCVVWPHGRGLVLSTLHYADELISQDSFSELSLPGPRPLESDVEAVLRAVEARTVDFEPQRYQDTHRERLLGFLERRAQKHGVREVPPEAPAPEAQVEVEVPRVAREGRAAGRREGRELATRGSLRVRPQAAREVRERTPPRPRGGKKKS from the coding sequence ATGTCTCGTCCCGTCTGGACCGGCTCCATCGGCTTCGGGCACGTGCACGTCCCGGTGCGGCTCTACGGTGCCGTGTCGCCCCGGCAGGTGCAGTTCCATCTCCTGCATGACGCGGATGGTGCCCGCATCCAGCAGAAGCGCGTGTGCTCGGCGGATGGGGAAGAGGTGCCCTTCGAGCACGTGGTGAAGGGCTACGAGGTCCGCCCCGGCCGCTACGTGGAGGTGACGCGCGGCGAGCTCGAGGCCTTCGATCCGCAGGCCAGCCGCAGCGTGGACCTGGAGGACTTCATCGAGCTGTCGGAGATCGATCCCATCCTCTTCGACACCACCTACCACGTGATGCCGGGGGAGAAGGCGTTGAAGCCCTTCGCCACCCTGGCCATGGCGCTGCGGGCCTCGGGCCGTGCCGGCATCGGGCGTCTGGTGATGCACCTCAAGGGACACCTGTGCGTCGTGTGGCCGCATGGGCGGGGGCTCGTCCTCTCCACGCTGCACTACGCGGACGAGCTCATCTCCCAGGACAGCTTCTCCGAGCTGTCCCTGCCCGGGCCCCGGCCCCTCGAGAGCGACGTGGAGGCCGTGCTGCGCGCCGTCGAGGCCCGCACCGTGGACTTCGAGCCCCAGCGCTACCAGGACACGCACCGCGAGCGGCTGCTCGGCTTCCTCGAGCGGCGAGCCCAGAAGCACGGTGTCCGCGAGGTGCCTCCCGAGGCTCCAGCCCCCGAGGCGCAGGTGGAGGTGGAGGTGCCGCGCGTCGCCCGGGAGGGCAGGGCGGCCGGGCGCCGCGAGGGGCGGGAGCTCGCCACCCGGGGCTCCCTGCGGGTGCGCCCGCAGGCCGCTCGCGAGGTGAGGGAACGGACGCCGCCGCGGCCCCGGGGCGGGAAGAAGAAGTCCTGA
- a CDS encoding fumarylacetoacetate hydrolase family protein: MTTRYCRFQHEGGAHHGRIEGEEVVVLSGAPWAGGADTGRRVALSAVQLLVPSEASKVVCIGQNYRKHAEEMGKPVPAEPLLFIKPSTALNAHRSPIQLPRVSEEVHYEAELGLVIGERLKNADEATAARAIWGLTCINDVTARDIQRREIQHTRAKSYDTFACAGPWSVTGLSPADLRIVCRVNGQVRQDSRTSDMVFSPARLVSFISHIMTLLPGDLVSTGTPSGVGRLVAGDVVEVELEGIGTLANPVEMGP; encoded by the coding sequence ATGACGACGCGTTATTGCCGTTTCCAACACGAGGGCGGTGCGCACCACGGCCGCATCGAGGGTGAAGAGGTGGTGGTGCTCTCCGGCGCGCCGTGGGCCGGCGGAGCGGACACCGGCCGGCGCGTGGCCCTGAGCGCGGTGCAGCTGCTGGTGCCCTCCGAGGCCTCCAAGGTGGTGTGCATCGGGCAGAACTACCGCAAGCACGCCGAGGAGATGGGCAAGCCCGTCCCGGCCGAGCCCCTCCTCTTCATCAAGCCCTCCACCGCGCTCAACGCGCACCGCTCGCCCATCCAGCTTCCGCGGGTGAGTGAGGAGGTGCACTACGAGGCGGAGCTGGGACTCGTCATCGGCGAGCGGCTGAAGAACGCCGACGAGGCCACCGCCGCCCGCGCCATCTGGGGCCTCACCTGCATCAACGACGTGACGGCCCGCGACATCCAGCGCCGCGAGATTCAGCACACCCGCGCCAAGAGCTACGACACCTTCGCGTGCGCCGGGCCCTGGAGCGTCACCGGCCTGTCCCCGGCGGACCTGCGGATTGTCTGCCGGGTGAATGGACAGGTGCGACAGGACAGCCGCACGTCCGACATGGTCTTCAGCCCCGCCAGGCTGGTGTCCTTCATCTCCCACATCATGACCCTCCTGCCGGGCGACCTGGTGAGCACGGGGACGCCCTCGGGCGTGGGCCGGCTGGTGGCCGGGGACGTGGTGGAAGTGGAGCTGGAGGGAATCGGGACCCTGGCCAACCCTGTTGAGATGGGGCCTTGA
- a CDS encoding YihY/virulence factor BrkB family protein has protein sequence MPFRKPRHLTWREFARRLWVELEEDAVTECAAQLAFYFLFSLFPFLFFLVTLAAYLPFAPGAVDAMMERLGPLMPAEAMQVVQGHLQSLVQDSQPRLITLGFLVALWTASRGVDAFRRALNLAYDVPEYRPYWKTQGLAILMTVAGSLLIPLAFALFLLGGQVGEWIAGRLHFLNVYHAVWYWLRWPFTASLVMLALALCYWRLPAVRHRYQFLSPGAVLATLLWLLTTWGFTQYVEHFGRYNVTYGSIGGVVVLLLWLYLTGLIFILGGEVNAVLEHAEAEAAQAAGKPPPIEAPHLQGAPRGPRSGRERLAFWRWRRRMAERASPEVLPPAEVQEDSGEGSPPGEEPGQHSSLH, from the coding sequence ATGCCGTTCCGTAAGCCCAGGCACCTGACATGGCGGGAGTTCGCCCGGCGTCTCTGGGTGGAGCTCGAGGAGGACGCCGTCACCGAGTGCGCGGCGCAGCTCGCCTTCTACTTCCTCTTCTCCCTCTTCCCCTTCCTCTTCTTCCTCGTGACGCTCGCGGCGTATCTGCCGTTCGCCCCGGGCGCCGTGGACGCCATGATGGAGCGGCTCGGCCCCCTCATGCCCGCCGAGGCCATGCAGGTCGTGCAGGGACACCTCCAGTCGCTCGTCCAGGACAGCCAGCCCCGCCTCATCACCCTCGGCTTCCTCGTGGCGCTCTGGACGGCCTCGCGGGGCGTGGACGCGTTCCGCCGTGCGCTCAACCTCGCCTACGACGTCCCCGAGTACCGGCCCTACTGGAAGACCCAGGGGCTCGCCATCCTCATGACGGTGGCGGGCTCCCTGCTCATCCCCCTGGCCTTCGCCCTCTTCCTGCTGGGCGGTCAGGTGGGCGAGTGGATCGCCGGGCGGCTCCACTTCCTCAACGTCTACCACGCCGTCTGGTACTGGCTGCGCTGGCCCTTCACCGCGAGCCTCGTCATGCTGGCGCTGGCCCTGTGCTACTGGCGCCTGCCCGCCGTCCGGCACCGCTACCAGTTCCTCTCGCCCGGCGCGGTGCTCGCCACCCTGCTGTGGCTGCTCACCACCTGGGGCTTCACGCAGTACGTCGAGCACTTCGGCCGCTACAACGTCACCTATGGCTCCATCGGCGGCGTCGTCGTGCTGCTGCTGTGGCTCTACCTCACCGGCCTCATCTTCATTCTCGGCGGCGAGGTGAATGCCGTCCTCGAGCACGCCGAGGCCGAGGCCGCCCAGGCCGCTGGCAAGCCTCCGCCCATCGAGGCGCCCCACCTCCAGGGTGCTCCCCGGGGCCCTCGTTCGGGCCGGGAGCGGCTGGCCTTCTGGCGCTGGCGCCGGCGCATGGCCGAGCGTGCTTCTCCCGAGGTCCTTCCCCCCGCCGAGGTCCAGGAGGACTCCGGCGAGGGCTCGCCCCCGGGGGAGGAGCCGGGCCAGCACTCCTCCCTGCACTGA
- a CDS encoding TIGR04551 family protein, with protein MSSNALLAALLVASATATAQTPAPQSGTPAPAQENAAPATPPEGADSIEERIRQEVDKRVEAARQEMREEIRAQLATQSLSTDWQEEWVEEKRKLELFTLDGYYRLRPNLYYQFSLGKPLGSELFPRPRPTEKTQSFADMRLRLEPTFNISEEVRVKLQLDALDNVILGSSPLSGVERDFYLFDIFNDGQVSPRSALNSLKDSLMLREAYGEVSTPVGLLRFGRMTAHWGLGLLRNDGNCLECDYGDVVDRIMFVTEPFDGFYVTPMFEFNDEGIYTYPNGEQSQPVDISGADDSHSVVLAVARRDTPQQVRAKLDNNQGILNYGLHFSWRTQRYSPAVDDNGEVTPGAFVPRGATLYIPDVWLRYEERNFRVELELAAYLGQINGLARTSAQVDDPSFTHSLDVMSFGGAAVGEYRLLNGQLNLQMEVGFASGDRAAGFGAYPGVPGSGENGATAPGDVEGPQFKCGLGGCGDNAIRNFRFNRAYRVDSILFRELVGTVTDAVYVKPTIRYTLTQGFDLFGSAIYSQSIYAESTPSSTDRMLGIETNLGARYETEDGFVARVDWSVLFPFAGLNQSNVNERVELATAHAIRGTLGIRF; from the coding sequence ATGTCGTCCAACGCCCTGCTGGCGGCACTGCTCGTCGCCTCCGCCACGGCCACCGCCCAGACTCCCGCGCCCCAGTCCGGGACGCCGGCTCCCGCCCAGGAGAACGCCGCTCCCGCCACCCCCCCGGAGGGCGCTGACTCCATCGAGGAGCGCATCCGCCAGGAGGTGGACAAGCGCGTGGAGGCCGCCCGGCAGGAGATGCGCGAGGAGATCCGCGCCCAGCTCGCCACCCAGTCGCTCTCCACCGACTGGCAGGAGGAGTGGGTCGAGGAGAAGCGCAAGCTGGAGCTCTTCACGCTCGACGGCTACTACCGGCTGCGGCCCAACCTCTACTACCAGTTCAGCCTCGGCAAGCCCCTGGGCAGCGAGCTCTTCCCCCGGCCCCGGCCCACGGAGAAGACGCAGTCCTTCGCCGACATGCGCCTGCGCCTGGAGCCCACCTTCAACATCTCCGAGGAGGTGCGGGTGAAGCTCCAGCTGGACGCGCTGGACAACGTCATCCTGGGCTCCTCGCCCCTGAGCGGCGTCGAGCGCGACTTCTACCTCTTCGACATCTTCAATGACGGGCAGGTGTCTCCGCGCTCGGCCCTCAACAGCCTGAAGGACTCGCTGATGTTGCGCGAGGCCTACGGCGAGGTGTCCACGCCGGTGGGTCTGCTGCGCTTCGGCCGCATGACGGCGCACTGGGGCCTGGGCCTGCTGCGCAACGACGGCAACTGCCTGGAGTGCGACTACGGCGACGTGGTGGACCGCATCATGTTCGTCACGGAGCCCTTCGACGGCTTCTACGTGACGCCCATGTTCGAGTTCAACGACGAGGGCATCTACACCTATCCCAATGGCGAGCAGAGCCAGCCGGTGGACATCTCCGGCGCGGATGACAGCCACAGCGTGGTGCTGGCCGTGGCGCGCCGGGACACTCCGCAGCAGGTGCGGGCCAAGCTGGACAACAACCAGGGCATCCTCAACTACGGCCTGCACTTCAGCTGGCGCACCCAGCGCTACAGCCCGGCGGTGGACGACAACGGCGAGGTGACGCCCGGCGCGTTCGTGCCGCGCGGCGCGACGCTCTACATCCCGGACGTGTGGCTGCGCTACGAGGAGCGCAACTTCCGCGTGGAGCTGGAGCTCGCCGCCTACCTGGGGCAGATCAACGGCCTGGCGCGGACGTCGGCCCAGGTGGATGATCCGAGCTTCACGCACTCGCTGGACGTGATGTCCTTCGGCGGCGCGGCGGTGGGTGAGTACCGGCTGCTCAACGGGCAGCTCAACCTCCAGATGGAGGTGGGCTTCGCCTCGGGTGACCGGGCGGCGGGCTTCGGCGCCTACCCGGGCGTCCCGGGCTCGGGCGAGAACGGCGCCACCGCGCCGGGTGATGTGGAGGGCCCGCAGTTCAAGTGCGGCCTGGGCGGCTGTGGCGACAACGCCATCCGCAACTTCCGCTTCAACCGCGCCTACCGCGTGGACAGCATCCTCTTCCGCGAGCTCGTGGGCACCGTCACCGACGCCGTCTACGTGAAGCCCACCATCCGCTACACGCTGACGCAGGGCTTCGACCTGTTCGGCAGCGCCATCTACTCGCAGTCCATCTACGCCGAGTCCACGCCCTCCAGCACCGATCGGATGCTGGGCATCGAGACGAACCTGGGCGCCCGCTACGAGACGGAGGACGGCTTCGTGGCGCGCGTGGACTGGTCCGTGCTCTTCCCGTTCGCCGGCCTGAACCAGTCGAACGTGAACGAGCGCGTGGAGCTGGCGACGGCCCACGCCATCCGCGGCACGCTGGGCATCCGCTTCTAG